The genomic segment TTCACCGGCTGCTCGACACCGGCGCCTGCGAGCAGCCGGGTGGCCGCGATACCGTCGAGCACCGGCATCCGGACGTCCATCACCACCACGTCGGGACGCAGCCGGCCGGCGAGCTCGACCGCGGCCCTGCCGTCGCCGCACTCGCCGACCATGGCCAGGTCCGGCTGCGCGTCGATGATCGTCGCCAGCCCGGTGCGGATGAGCACCTGGTCGTCGCAGACCAGTACCCGGATCGGCGCGGTCACGACGCCTTCCCCACCGGGATCCGCGCCGACACCCGGAAACCGCCGTCCGACCGGGCGCCGGCGTCGAACTCGCCGCCGAGCACGTCCACCCGCTCGCGCAGACCGGCCAGCCCCCGACCACCGGCCGGGAACCCCGGCGTGGCACCGCCCGCCGGCAGTCGCGGCCCGTCGCTGCCTGCCGGCACCGTCGCCGTGCCGACCCGGACCCGCTCGGCGGCCGGGCGCGCGGTCGCCTCGTCCGCGGCCGGCGTTTCCGGCCCGTCCGTCGTGACCAGCACACCGATCTCCCGTTCGCCGTGGTGCACCCGCACCACGGTCCGCCGCCCGTGCGCGTACTTCAGGGCGTTGGTCAGCGCCTCCTGCACCACCCGGTACGCCACCAGGTCGGCGCTGCCGGTCGACTCGGCCGGCGTACCCACCTCGTCGAACGTCACCGGCTGACCCGCCTGGCGGGTCTGTTCGACCAGCGTACGCAGCCGCCCCACGGTCGGCGTGCGCGCCTCGACGTCGTGCTCCGGGTCGAGCAGATCCAGCAGGTGCCGCAGGTCGGTGATGGCCCGCCGGCCGGTGTCGGAGACCGCGCCGAGCGTCTCCTCCAGCCGTTCCGGCGCCGCGGTCAGATAGCGCGCCGCCTCGGCCTGCACCACCATCGCCGTCACGTGATGGGTGACCACGTCGTGCAGTTCCCGCGCGATCCGGATCCGTTCCGCGGTCCGGGTGTCCGCGGCGACGCGGTCGCGCCGCTCGGCCTCGGCCAGCCGGGCGGTCCGCCACCAGGCGCCGATCCCCCAGCACAACGCCAACGCCAGGTAGAAGGCGGCGAACTCGGTCACGGTCTCGCCGGTACCGACCCGGTCCAGCGCCACCGCGAGCGCCACGAAGCCCGCCGAACCGGCCAGCACCGTGGTACGCCGCAGGCGATCCAGCGCGGCACCGACCCCGATCAGCGCGAACGGCAGCGCGGTACCGGC from the Actinocatenispora thailandica genome contains:
- a CDS encoding sensor histidine kinase; this encodes MIALPRIPGPWRRIGAAVWYVPLALALFVASLVPEFHHYGTRLGGVPTHRFDLWALLAVALQCLPLISRRRWPLASLALVSVGFALDQLRGYHTVAGTALPFALIGVGAALDRLRRTTVLAGSAGFVALAVALDRVGTGETVTEFAAFYLALALCWGIGAWWRTARLAEAERRDRVAADTRTAERIRIARELHDVVTHHVTAMVVQAEAARYLTAAPERLEETLGAVSDTGRRAITDLRHLLDLLDPEHDVEARTPTVGRLRTLVEQTRQAGQPVTFDEVGTPAESTGSADLVAYRVVQEALTNALKYAHGRRTVVRVHHGEREIGVLVTTDGPETPAADEATARPAAERVRVGTATVPAGSDGPRLPAGGATPGFPAGGRGLAGLRERVDVLGGEFDAGARSDGGFRVSARIPVGKAS